One genomic region from Streptomyces venezuelae encodes:
- a CDS encoding DUF4193 domain-containing protein, whose translation MATDYDTPRKTDDDVDSDSLEELKARRNDKSTSTVDVDEFEAAEGLELPGADLSNEELAVRVLPKQADEFTCMSCFLVHHRSQLAREKNGQPICRDCD comes from the coding sequence ATGGCAACGGATTACGACACCCCACGCAAGACCGACGACGACGTCGACTCGGACAGCCTTGAAGAACTGAAGGCCCGCCGGAACGACAAGTCGACCTCGACGGTCGATGTCGACGAGTTCGAGGCCGCCGAAGGCCTGGAGCTGCCCGGCGCCGACCTCTCGAACGAGGAGCTGGCCGTCCGGGTCCTGCCGAAGCAGGCCGACGAGTTCACGTGCATGAGCTGCTTCCTCGTGCACCACCGCAGCCAGCTGGCGCGGGAGAAGAACGGCCAGCCGATCTGCCGCGACTGCGACTGA
- a CDS encoding sensor histidine kinase, which translates to MPTTSAPHPQAPPKPTWDPRDPVRPLLRPTIRIRLTLLYGGMFLIAGILLLSIIYLFTAQTLGESAAKLPFEIVEGKVQPTTSWCDLPVQGTGQQFNDAVSVCLRHQTDLALDDLLRRSLFALLGLSIIAFAFGYAMAGRVLSPLGRITRTARQVAGSDLARRIELDGPDDELKELADTFDEMLERLERAFTAQQRFVANASHELRTPLAINRTLLEVHLSDPGAPVELQQLGKTLLATNERSEQLVEGLLLLARSDNQIIERKAVDLAEVASRAIDQTHAEAVAKGVEIRGEREPAVVQGNGVLLERIALNLLQNAVRYNVPEGGWVEVTTETEHGQAFLIVSNTGPVVPAYEIDNLFEPFRRLRQERTGSDKGVGLGLSIARSVARAHGGRIIAEPREGGGLVMRVTLPI; encoded by the coding sequence ATGCCCACGACCTCCGCGCCGCACCCCCAGGCGCCGCCGAAACCGACCTGGGACCCCCGGGACCCCGTCCGGCCGCTGCTGCGCCCGACCATCCGGATACGGCTCACGCTGCTGTACGGCGGGATGTTCCTGATCGCCGGCATCCTGCTGCTCTCGATCATCTACCTCTTCACGGCGCAGACGCTGGGGGAGAGCGCGGCCAAGCTGCCGTTCGAGATCGTCGAGGGGAAGGTGCAGCCCACCACCTCCTGGTGCGACCTGCCCGTCCAGGGAACCGGCCAGCAGTTCAACGACGCCGTCTCGGTCTGCCTGCGGCACCAGACCGACCTGGCGCTCGACGACCTCCTGCGCCGCTCGCTCTTCGCCCTGCTCGGCCTGAGCATCATCGCCTTCGCCTTCGGCTACGCCATGGCGGGCCGGGTGCTCTCCCCGCTGGGCCGGATCACCCGCACCGCCCGCCAGGTGGCCGGTTCCGACCTGGCCCGCCGGATCGAGCTGGACGGCCCCGACGACGAGCTCAAGGAGCTCGCCGACACCTTCGACGAGATGCTGGAGCGCCTGGAGCGGGCCTTCACCGCCCAGCAGCGCTTCGTCGCGAACGCCTCGCACGAGCTGCGCACCCCGCTCGCGATCAACCGCACGCTCCTGGAGGTCCACCTCTCGGACCCCGGGGCACCCGTGGAGCTCCAGCAGCTCGGCAAGACCCTGCTCGCCACCAACGAGCGCAGCGAGCAGCTCGTGGAGGGCCTGCTGCTGCTCGCCCGGAGCGACAACCAGATCATCGAGCGCAAGGCCGTCGACCTCGCGGAGGTCGCCTCCCGGGCGATCGACCAGACGCACGCCGAGGCCGTGGCCAAGGGCGTGGAGATCCGGGGCGAGCGCGAGCCCGCCGTCGTCCAGGGCAACGGCGTCCTGCTGGAGCGGATCGCGCTGAACCTGCTCCAGAACGCCGTGCGGTACAACGTGCCGGAAGGAGGCTGGGTCGAGGTCACCACCGAGACCGAGCACGGACAGGCCTTCCTGATCGTCTCGAACACAGGACCGGTGGTCCCCGCGTACGAGATCGACAACCTCTTCGAGCCGTTCCGGCGGCTCCGGCAGGAGCGCACCGGCAGCGACAAGGGGGTCGGTCTCGGCCTGTCGATCGCCCGGTCCGTGGCTCGCGCCCACGGCGGCCGTATCATCGCGGAGCCCCGCGAGGGAGGCGGTCTCGTGATGCGCGTCACTCTGCCGATCTGA
- a CDS encoding response regulator transcription factor: MRVLVVEDEQLLADAVATGLRREAMAVDVVYDGAAALERVGVNDYDVVVLDRDLPLVHGDDVCRKIVELGMPTRVLMLTASGDVSDRVEGLELGADDYLPKPFAFTELTARVRALGRRTTVPLPPVLERAGIKLDPNRREVFREGKEVQLAPKEFAVLEVLMRSEGAVVSAEQLLEKAWDENTDPFTNVVRVTVMTLRRKLGEPPVIVTVPGSGYRI; encoded by the coding sequence GTGCGCGTACTCGTCGTCGAGGACGAGCAGCTGCTCGCCGATGCGGTGGCCACCGGACTGCGCCGGGAGGCCATGGCCGTCGACGTCGTGTACGACGGCGCCGCGGCCCTGGAGCGCGTCGGGGTGAACGACTACGACGTCGTCGTCCTCGACCGCGACCTCCCGCTCGTCCACGGCGACGACGTCTGCCGCAAGATCGTCGAGCTCGGCATGCCCACGCGCGTGCTGATGCTCACCGCGTCCGGGGACGTCAGCGACCGCGTCGAGGGCCTGGAGCTCGGCGCGGACGACTACCTGCCCAAGCCCTTCGCCTTCACCGAGCTCACCGCCCGCGTCCGCGCGCTCGGCCGGCGCACCACGGTGCCGCTCCCGCCCGTCCTGGAGCGCGCCGGCATCAAGCTCGACCCGAACCGCCGCGAGGTCTTCCGCGAGGGCAAGGAGGTCCAGCTCGCGCCGAAGGAGTTCGCCGTCCTGGAGGTCCTCATGCGCAGCGAGGGCGCCGTCGTCTCGGCCGAGCAGCTCCTGGAGAAGGCCTGGGACGAGAACACCGACCCGTTCACCAACGTCGTGCGCGTCACTGTCATGACCCTGCGCCGCAAGCTCGGCGAGCCCCCGGTCATCGTCACCGTGCCCGGCTCCGGGTACCGGATCTGA
- a CDS encoding inositol monophosphatase family protein, with protein sequence MSDPLLAKLLDLGLEAARRAGALLRDGRPDDLAVAKTKSSPIDVVTEMDIAAEKLITGFLSEHRPQDGFLGEEGASSPGTSGIRWVIDPLDGTVNYLYGLPTWAVSIAAERDGETVVGVVAAPMRGETYRAVLGGGAYAGERRLAARPSPELGQALVGTGFGYVQSRRAHQADVARRVIPRVRDIRRGGSAAIDLCDVAAGRLDAYYERGLNPWDLAAGALIAREAGALTGGRPGEPESGDLTLAASPGLFAPLQELLEELGAWHD encoded by the coding sequence GTGAGCGACCCGCTGCTCGCCAAACTGCTCGACCTCGGCCTGGAGGCCGCACGGCGGGCCGGAGCCCTCCTCCGCGACGGCCGGCCGGACGACCTGGCCGTGGCGAAGACCAAGTCGAGCCCCATCGACGTCGTCACCGAGATGGACATCGCCGCCGAGAAGCTGATCACCGGCTTCCTCTCCGAGCACCGCCCACAGGACGGCTTCCTCGGCGAGGAGGGCGCGTCGAGCCCCGGCACCAGCGGGATCCGCTGGGTGATCGACCCGCTCGACGGCACCGTGAACTACCTCTACGGCCTGCCCACCTGGGCGGTCTCCATCGCCGCCGAGCGGGACGGCGAGACCGTGGTCGGCGTGGTCGCGGCGCCCATGCGCGGCGAGACGTACCGCGCGGTCCTCGGCGGCGGCGCGTACGCGGGGGAGCGGCGCCTCGCGGCCCGTCCCTCGCCCGAGCTCGGTCAGGCCCTCGTGGGCACCGGCTTCGGATACGTCCAGTCCCGCCGCGCCCACCAGGCCGACGTGGCTCGGCGCGTGATCCCGCGCGTCCGCGACATCCGCCGCGGCGGCTCGGCCGCGATCGACCTCTGCGACGTCGCGGCCGGCCGCCTCGACGCGTACTACGAGCGCGGACTCAACCCCTGGGACCTCGCCGCGGGAGCGCTCATCGCCCGCGAGGCCGGCGCCCTCACGGGTGGCCGGCCGGGAGAGCCGGAGTCGGGCGACCTGACCCTGGCCGCCTCCCCGGGCCTCTTCGCGCCCCTCCAGGAGCTCCTGGAGGAGCTCGGCGCCTGGCACGACTAG
- a CDS encoding ferrochelatase encodes MSDQHDPAPYDALLLLSFGGPEGPDDVVPFLENVTRGRGIPKERLKEVGQHYFLFGGVSPINDQNRALLDALRTDFAEAGLDLPVHWGNRNWAPYLTDTLREMITDGRRHIAVLTTSAYASYSGCRQYRENLADALATLEAEGLPLPRVDKLRHYFNHPGFVEPMVEGVLASLAELDPSVRDGAHLAFTTHSIPDSAADSSGPVAEHGEGGAYVRQHLDVAQVIVEAVREATGIAYPWKLVYQSRSGAPHIPWLEPDICDHLEELHGAGATAAVMVPIGFVSDHMEVLYDLDTEATAKAAELGLPVRRSATVGADPRFAAAVRDLVLERAAGERGTRVERCALGALGASHDLCPIGCCPARAERPAAAGADSPYA; translated from the coding sequence ATGTCCGATCAGCACGATCCCGCCCCGTACGACGCCCTGCTGCTGCTCTCGTTCGGCGGCCCCGAGGGCCCGGACGACGTGGTCCCGTTCCTGGAGAACGTGACGCGCGGCCGAGGCATTCCGAAGGAACGGCTCAAGGAAGTGGGGCAGCACTACTTCCTCTTCGGCGGCGTCAGCCCGATCAACGACCAGAACCGCGCGCTGCTCGACGCGCTGCGGACGGACTTCGCGGAGGCCGGCCTCGACCTCCCGGTCCACTGGGGAAACCGGAACTGGGCGCCGTACCTCACCGACACCCTCCGCGAGATGATCACCGACGGCCGGCGTCACATCGCCGTCCTCACCACCAGTGCGTACGCCTCCTACTCGGGCTGCCGCCAGTACCGCGAGAACCTCGCCGACGCGCTCGCCACCCTGGAAGCGGAGGGGCTCCCGCTGCCCCGCGTCGACAAGCTCCGGCACTACTTCAACCACCCCGGCTTCGTCGAGCCCATGGTCGAGGGCGTCCTCGCCTCCCTCGCGGAGCTCGACCCGTCCGTCCGCGACGGGGCCCACCTCGCCTTCACCACCCACTCCATCCCCGACTCCGCCGCAGACAGCTCGGGACCGGTCGCCGAGCACGGCGAGGGCGGTGCCTACGTGCGCCAGCACCTCGACGTGGCCCAGGTGATCGTCGAGGCCGTCCGCGAGGCGACCGGCATCGCGTACCCCTGGAAGCTCGTCTACCAGTCCCGCAGCGGCGCCCCGCACATCCCGTGGCTCGAGCCCGACATCTGCGACCACCTGGAGGAGCTGCACGGTGCCGGGGCGACCGCGGCCGTCATGGTCCCCATCGGCTTCGTCTCCGACCACATGGAGGTCCTCTACGACCTCGACACGGAGGCCACGGCCAAGGCGGCCGAACTCGGCCTGCCCGTCCGGCGCTCGGCGACCGTCGGGGCCGACCCGCGGTTCGCCGCGGCCGTCCGCGACCTCGTCCTGGAGCGGGCCGCGGGCGAGCGGGGCACGCGGGTGGAGCGGTGCGCCCTGGGCGCCCTCGGAGCCTCCCACGACCTGTGCCCCATCGGCTGCTGCCCGGCGAGGGCGGAGCGCCCCGCGGCGGCCGGCGCCGACAGCCCGTACGCGTAA
- a CDS encoding MFS transporter — MPSPYRAIFTAPGTTSFSVAGFFGRMPLSMMGIGVVTMISQVTGRYGLAGALSATLAMSAAVLGPLVSRLVDRHGQRKVLRPVTLISLAAAAGLLVCVQQQAPDWTLFVFTAVIGCVPSIGAMTRSRWAEIYRGDERRLHTAYSWESIVDEVCFIFGPIISIGLSTTWFPEAGPLFAAVFLAIGVFWLTSQRGTEPVPHPRVSGEKSVSALRSPGLQVLALAFVATGAIFGSVDVVTVAFAEEQGHKAAASLVLAVYALGSCLAGAVFGLLHLKGEPSRRWLLGVCAMAVSMIPLLLAGNLPLLAVALFVAGLSIAPTMVTTMALVEAHVPRTKLTEGMTWTGTGLAIGVALGSSAAGWVVDASGAEAGYVVPVVSGALAVAVGLLGHRRLSRPAPDREGKRERDDSSGVGEHQDGEQPVA, encoded by the coding sequence TTGCCCAGCCCCTACCGCGCGATCTTCACCGCGCCCGGCACCACCTCGTTCTCCGTCGCCGGATTCTTCGGGCGCATGCCGCTGTCCATGATGGGCATCGGCGTCGTCACCATGATTTCGCAGGTCACCGGCAGGTACGGGCTGGCGGGCGCCCTCTCGGCGACGCTCGCGATGTCCGCCGCCGTCCTCGGTCCGCTGGTCTCGCGCCTGGTCGACCGGCACGGACAGCGCAAGGTGCTCCGCCCGGTGACGCTGATCTCGCTCGCCGCTGCCGCCGGACTCCTCGTCTGCGTGCAGCAGCAGGCCCCGGACTGGACGCTCTTCGTCTTCACGGCCGTCATCGGCTGTGTGCCGAGCATCGGCGCGATGACCCGGTCCCGCTGGGCGGAGATCTACCGGGGCGACGAGCGGCGCCTGCACACCGCGTACTCGTGGGAGTCGATCGTCGACGAGGTGTGCTTCATCTTCGGCCCGATCATCTCCATCGGCCTGTCCACGACCTGGTTCCCCGAGGCCGGACCGCTGTTCGCCGCGGTGTTCCTGGCCATCGGCGTCTTCTGGCTGACCTCCCAGCGCGGCACGGAGCCGGTGCCGCACCCCCGGGTGAGCGGCGAGAAGAGCGTGTCCGCGCTCCGCTCCCCCGGTCTCCAGGTGCTGGCCCTCGCCTTCGTCGCCACCGGAGCCATCTTCGGCTCGGTGGACGTGGTGACCGTGGCCTTCGCCGAGGAGCAGGGGCACAAGGCCGCCGCGAGCCTCGTCCTGGCCGTCTATGCCCTGGGCTCCTGCCTCGCCGGCGCGGTCTTCGGACTCCTGCACCTCAAGGGCGAGCCGTCCCGCCGCTGGCTCCTGGGCGTCTGCGCGATGGCCGTGAGTATGATCCCCCTCCTACTGGCCGGGAACTTGCCGTTGCTGGCCGTGGCGCTCTTTGTCGCGGGCCTGTCCATCGCACCGACGATGGTGACCACGATGGCCCTCGTCGAAGCGCACGTACCGCGCACCAAGCTGACCGAGGGCATGACCTGGACGGGTACCGGGCTCGCGATCGGCGTGGCGCTGGGCTCCTCGGCCGCCGGCTGGGTGGTCGACGCGTCCGGGGCGGAGGCGGGGTACGTGGTGCCCGTCGTCTCGGGTGCGCTCGCGGTCGCGGTGGGTCTCCTCGGACACCGCCGGCTGAGCAGGCCGGCGCCGGACCGGGAGGGGAAGCGTGAGCGGGACGACAGCAGCGGGGTCGGGGAGCACCAGGACGGCGAGCAGCCCGTGGCGTAA
- a CDS encoding D-arabinono-1,4-lactone oxidase produces the protein MSGTTAAGSGSTRTASSPWRNWAGNVTSRPVREASPASAEELAEVVRRAAADGLRVKTVGTGHSFTSIAATDGVLIRPGLLTGIRRIDREAMTVTVESGTPLKRLNVALAREGLSLTNMGDIMEQTVAGATSTGTHGTGRDSASIAAQIRELELVTASGELLTCSEKENPEVFAAARIGLGALGVVTAITFAVEPVFLLTAREEPMTFDRVTSEFDALHAENEHFEFYWFPHTDNCNTKRNNRSAGPAAPPGKVSGWIEDELLSNGLFQLACSVGRAVPPVIPSIAKVSSRALSARTYTDIPYKVFTSPRRVRFLEMEYALPREAAVSALREVKEMVERSPLKVSFPVEVRTAPADDIALSTASGRETAYIAVHLYKGTPHRGYFTAVERIMTAHGGRPHWGKIHTRDAAYFSEVYPRFAEFTALRDRLDPDRLFANDYLRRVLGD, from the coding sequence GTGAGCGGGACGACAGCAGCGGGGTCGGGGAGCACCAGGACGGCGAGCAGCCCGTGGCGTAACTGGGCGGGGAACGTCACCTCCCGGCCTGTGCGGGAGGCGAGCCCGGCCTCGGCCGAGGAGCTGGCCGAGGTGGTGCGCAGGGCGGCCGCGGACGGGCTGCGGGTGAAGACGGTCGGCACCGGCCACTCCTTCACCTCGATCGCGGCCACCGACGGCGTACTCATCAGGCCGGGGCTGCTGACCGGCATCCGGCGCATCGACCGCGAGGCGATGACCGTCACGGTCGAGTCGGGCACCCCGCTCAAGCGGCTCAACGTGGCACTGGCCCGGGAGGGCCTGTCGCTCACGAACATGGGCGACATCATGGAGCAGACCGTCGCCGGGGCCACCTCCACGGGCACCCACGGCACGGGCCGTGACTCCGCCTCGATAGCGGCGCAGATCCGCGAGCTGGAGCTGGTGACGGCATCGGGCGAGCTGCTCACCTGCTCCGAGAAGGAGAACCCCGAGGTCTTCGCGGCCGCCCGGATCGGGCTCGGCGCCCTCGGCGTGGTCACCGCCATCACCTTCGCAGTGGAGCCGGTCTTCCTGCTGACCGCCCGCGAGGAGCCGATGACCTTCGACCGGGTCACCTCGGAGTTCGACGCGCTGCACGCGGAGAACGAGCACTTCGAGTTCTACTGGTTCCCCCACACGGACAACTGCAACACCAAGCGCAACAACCGCAGCGCCGGCCCCGCCGCTCCTCCCGGGAAGGTCAGCGGCTGGATCGAGGACGAGCTCCTCTCCAACGGGCTCTTCCAGCTCGCCTGCTCGGTGGGCCGCGCGGTCCCGCCGGTCATCCCCTCGATCGCCAAGGTCTCCAGCCGGGCCCTGTCGGCCCGTACGTACACCGACATCCCGTACAAGGTCTTCACCTCGCCGCGCCGCGTGCGCTTCCTGGAGATGGAGTACGCGCTGCCGCGTGAGGCGGCGGTCTCCGCGCTGCGCGAGGTCAAGGAGATGGTCGAGCGCTCGCCGCTCAAGGTGAGCTTCCCGGTGGAGGTGCGCACCGCCCCGGCGGACGACATCGCGCTGTCCACGGCTTCCGGGCGGGAGACCGCCTACATCGCCGTCCACCTCTACAAGGGAACGCCCCACCGCGGCTACTTCACCGCGGTGGAGCGCATCATGACGGCGCACGGGGGGCGCCCCCACTGGGGCAAGATCCACACCCGTGACGCCGCCTACTTCTCCGAGGTCTACCCGCGCTTCGCCGAGTTCACGGCGCTGCGCGACCGGCTGGACCCGGACCGGCTCTTCGCCAACGACTACCTGCGGCGGGTCCTGGGCGACTGA
- the sepH gene encoding septation protein SepH, whose product MTSAGTTREVPMPELRVVAVSNDGTRLVLKAADSTEYTLPIDERLRAAVRNDRARLGQIEIEVESHLRPRDIQARIRAGASAEEVAQLAGIPVDRVRRFEGPVLAERAFMAERARKTPVRRPGENSGPQLGEAVQERLLLRGADKDTVQWDSWRRDDGTWEVLLVYRVAGEVHTASWTYDPPRRLVQAVDDEARALIGETDDTIAAAPEPSFPFVPRIARLPRDRPLDRALDRQLERLERPAPAPAPEPEEERDTLTSLLEAVPNFRGDMVVPEPPETEPSEEPEAEEPPAPAASAGAGAAYADVLMPRAVSGHRDRLTGTTDRQAEADGVRPGRRAAVPSWDEIVFGTRRKKQE is encoded by the coding sequence GTGACGTCGGCAGGCACCACCCGGGAGGTCCCCATGCCCGAACTGCGTGTCGTGGCCGTCTCCAACGACGGCACACGACTGGTGCTGAAGGCTGCTGACAGCACGGAGTACACACTTCCGATCGACGAGCGCCTCCGCGCCGCCGTGCGCAACGACCGCGCGCGCCTCGGTCAGATCGAGATCGAGGTGGAGAGCCACCTCCGCCCCCGCGACATCCAGGCGCGGATACGAGCCGGTGCCTCCGCGGAGGAGGTCGCCCAGCTCGCCGGCATCCCCGTCGACCGCGTGCGCCGCTTCGAGGGCCCCGTCCTCGCGGAGCGTGCCTTCATGGCGGAGCGGGCCCGCAAGACCCCGGTCCGCAGGCCCGGGGAGAACAGCGGCCCGCAGCTCGGCGAGGCGGTGCAGGAGCGGCTGCTGCTGCGCGGCGCCGACAAGGACACCGTGCAGTGGGACTCGTGGAGGCGCGACGACGGCACCTGGGAGGTGCTGCTCGTCTACCGCGTCGCGGGCGAGGTCCACACGGCCAGCTGGACGTACGACCCGCCCAGGCGGCTCGTCCAGGCCGTGGACGACGAGGCGCGTGCGCTGATCGGCGAGACGGACGACACGATCGCCGCCGCGCCCGAGCCGAGCTTCCCCTTCGTGCCGCGCATCGCCCGGCTGCCCCGGGACAGGCCCCTGGACCGGGCGCTCGACCGCCAGCTGGAGCGGCTGGAGCGGCCGGCCCCGGCCCCGGCGCCCGAGCCGGAGGAGGAGCGGGACACGCTGACGAGCCTCCTGGAGGCCGTCCCGAACTTCCGCGGCGACATGGTCGTGCCCGAGCCTCCGGAGACGGAGCCCTCGGAGGAGCCGGAGGCGGAGGAGCCCCCGGCCCCGGCCGCCTCGGCGGGCGCGGGTGCCGCGTACGCCGATGTCCTGATGCCGCGCGCCGTCTCGGGCCACCGCGACCGCCTCACCGGCACCACCGACCGCCAGGCCGAGGCCGACGGCGTCCGCCCCGGCCGCCGCGCCGCGGTGCCGAGCTGGGACGAGATCGTCTTCGGCACCCGGCGCAAGAAGCAGGAGTGA
- a CDS encoding sulfurtransferase, producing the protein MNPIISASELLSESAGARPPVLLDVRWTLGGPPGRPAYEAGHLPDAVYVDLDSELAGPPGRGGRHPLPDVAAFGAAMRRAGVSAGRPVVVYDGGLGWGAARAWWLLRWTGHPDVRVLDGGLAAWTGELSEKTPEPEPGDFRPEPGALGLLDADGAAELARAGLLLDARAAERYRGDVEPIDRVGGHIPGAVSAPTTENVDADGRFLDAAALRDRFTALGAAEGSPVAVYCGSGVSGAHEVLALEIAGIPAALYAGSWSEWSGDPARPVATGPDPQ; encoded by the coding sequence ATGAACCCCATCATCTCCGCAAGCGAACTTCTGAGCGAGTCGGCCGGGGCCCGGCCGCCGGTTCTCCTGGACGTCCGCTGGACGCTCGGCGGCCCGCCCGGACGGCCCGCGTACGAGGCCGGTCACCTCCCCGACGCGGTCTACGTCGACCTGGACAGTGAACTGGCGGGACCGCCCGGGCGCGGTGGGCGGCACCCGCTGCCCGACGTGGCGGCCTTCGGGGCAGCGATGCGGCGAGCGGGTGTCTCGGCGGGCCGGCCCGTCGTCGTCTACGACGGCGGCCTCGGCTGGGGCGCCGCCCGCGCCTGGTGGCTGCTCCGCTGGACGGGCCACCCCGACGTGCGGGTCCTGGACGGCGGCCTCGCGGCCTGGACGGGAGAGCTCTCCGAGAAGACCCCCGAGCCGGAGCCGGGCGACTTCCGGCCGGAGCCGGGCGCCCTGGGGCTGCTCGACGCCGACGGGGCCGCCGAGCTGGCCCGAGCCGGGCTGCTCCTGGACGCCCGGGCGGCGGAGCGCTACCGGGGCGATGTGGAGCCGATCGACCGGGTCGGCGGGCACATCCCGGGTGCGGTCTCGGCCCCGACGACGGAGAACGTGGACGCGGACGGCCGTTTCCTGGACGCCGCCGCCCTGCGGGACCGCTTCACCGCCCTGGGCGCGGCCGAGGGCTCCCCGGTGGCGGTCTACTGCGGCTCGGGCGTCTCGGGTGCGCATGAGGTCCTGGCCCTGGAGATCGCGGGCATCCCCGCGGCGCTCTACGCCGGGTCCTGGTCGGAGTGGTCCGGCGACCCCGCCCGCCCGGTGGCCACGGGCCCGGACCCGCAGTAG
- a CDS encoding VOC family protein: MTEATRRTPGTPCWVSLMVHGLDGTQEFYGALFGWEFVPGPQHLGPYVRALLDGEEVAGIGQLPPDRHLPIAWTPYLATDDADETAETIRCCGGTVAVGPLDAGEAGRLALCSDPVGAVFGIWQAEAHHGTATAGPPGTPVWNELLTYETSSVAKFYRSIFGYEVEPVVSADFDFATLHLDDRPVASLHGVGNALPRERGAHWMTYFEVEDTDGAARLVTDLGGHVLKPPREGTAGRQALVTDPEGAVFTLVRSVDHQ; encoded by the coding sequence ATGACCGAGGCGACCCGGCGCACACCCGGCACGCCCTGCTGGGTGAGCCTGATGGTGCACGGGCTTGACGGGACACAGGAGTTCTACGGCGCGCTCTTCGGCTGGGAGTTCGTGCCCGGCCCGCAGCACCTCGGCCCGTACGTCCGGGCACTGCTCGACGGCGAGGAGGTGGCGGGCATCGGCCAGCTGCCGCCCGACCGGCATCTGCCCATCGCCTGGACCCCCTATCTGGCCACCGACGACGCCGACGAGACCGCCGAGACGATCCGCTGCTGCGGCGGCACGGTCGCGGTCGGCCCGCTGGACGCGGGCGAGGCCGGCCGCCTGGCGCTCTGCTCCGACCCGGTCGGCGCGGTCTTCGGCATCTGGCAGGCGGAGGCGCACCACGGCACGGCGACCGCCGGACCGCCGGGGACCCCCGTATGGAACGAGCTCCTCACGTACGAGACGTCCTCGGTCGCCAAGTTCTACCGGTCGATCTTCGGCTACGAGGTGGAACCGGTCGTCTCGGCCGACTTCGACTTCGCCACGCTCCACCTGGACGACCGCCCGGTGGCCTCCCTGCACGGCGTCGGGAACGCGCTGCCCCGGGAGCGGGGCGCGCACTGGATGACGTACTTCGAGGTCGAGGACACGGACGGGGCCGCGCGGCTGGTGACGGACCTCGGCGGGCACGTGCTGAAGCCGCCGAGGGAGGGCACGGCGGGGCGGCAGGCGCTGGTGACGGACCCTGAGGGCGCGGTGTTCACGCTCGTCAGGTCCGTCGACCACCAGTGA